Proteins encoded together in one Deinococcus irradiatisoli window:
- a CDS encoding right-handed parallel beta-helix repeat-containing protein, protein MRVTYPAAYRVGAQLAGGQYEGRAVLGDDAPWAELQDLEGNPMKFYGGEVGDKLPPLITIRVTPEGAGIVGVPVIYAGNPRDTSTDGSGVWDLSPIGESGPTLATEAQIASLSSLLDTGATLLPQMQQGVTDVDQVTTEAFGVLGINPAYVSDTTADPAGSPPDGTRGAKRDLSGNLVRLFRAGGAWIASGGALLATLASLSAGSLPSRTVYLEPTTLSLPSGVALPDGITFVCQPGKTIIECAGGSGVWLNVPNGKSAVFKDALLDGKNLISTGILANGNVRFEGGGIVNIQGTSTVSAYGIQQGSASTYAVVKGAQFSGYSGYEDGVIGNSIGAHRALLFQGTGGKVDDCDFYGIGGFEDGDAVQFQTSTDASLVWTPARGKVLNSRFWDIKKRAIKAQASDVEIRGCFFGSTNLDPNTAVFAAVNIFGSRCKVSDNQFELPLAGAAIQVESGANDTLIQGNGINASVGSSETLVRGSSLKAILNIGNRTRITGNSINTAGIAVYLHGLSTYAQVSGNPLIRGGAACVLADTNTVGHTITHNTIGGTATQQLPTGTQLAGGSQRCIVMHNRYQYVTDGTRVLTTATGHLVSQNIKGPGVVTLLNTFGMASDAYDTNQFSDAATLRAQSGSTLTAPAVFMPSNQYPTPYNMFDWSDVLAFVAKRLGGTGASGYAASVNAGATLGDGAAISATTALTPTGHNGLQSTLSLNTAQLSTLNSVVWEFSWGTSSAPLTFTGEYIPEVLFQAIPTNLTQIKIEYDTGSGYVTAYTQDITPAYLISLPAITPGAAIKKIRYTLLWTVRPTSLAIRRFMLKYGQIWPTQYLHPTWDIFALRHYGDGSHAYLSGTLTTDVASIAAGSYVDLSITVSGSALLDVVNVVTPPPAGIIQQPWVSAAGTVTLRLFNHTAAAIDPASQAYTVKILR, encoded by the coding sequence GTGCGGGTCACGTACCCAGCCGCCTACCGGGTCGGCGCGCAACTGGCGGGCGGACAGTACGAAGGCCGCGCCGTGCTGGGCGACGATGCCCCCTGGGCTGAGCTGCAAGACCTGGAAGGCAACCCGATGAAGTTCTACGGCGGCGAGGTGGGCGACAAGCTGCCGCCACTGATCACCATCCGGGTGACGCCGGAAGGTGCCGGGATCGTGGGCGTGCCGGTCATTTACGCCGGCAACCCGCGCGACACCTCGACGGACGGTTCAGGTGTCTGGGACTTGTCGCCGATCGGCGAGAGTGGCCCGACCCTGGCCACCGAAGCGCAGATCGCCAGCCTGAGCAGCCTGCTCGATACCGGCGCCACCCTGCTGCCGCAGATGCAGCAGGGCGTCACCGATGTTGACCAGGTCACCACCGAAGCCTTCGGCGTTCTGGGTATCAACCCGGCCTATGTCTCCGACACCACGGCAGACCCAGCCGGCAGCCCACCGGACGGCACACGCGGGGCCAAGCGCGATCTGAGCGGCAACCTGGTGCGCCTGTTCCGGGCCGGCGGCGCCTGGATCGCCAGCGGCGGGGCGCTGCTCGCCACACTGGCCAGCCTGAGCGCCGGCAGCCTGCCCAGCCGCACGGTCTACCTCGAACCCACCACCCTCAGCCTGCCCTCCGGCGTGGCCCTTCCAGACGGGATCACCTTCGTCTGCCAGCCGGGCAAGACCATCATCGAATGCGCCGGTGGTTCAGGCGTGTGGCTCAACGTTCCCAACGGAAAGAGCGCTGTGTTCAAAGACGCCCTGCTCGACGGGAAGAACCTCATCTCAACGGGCATTCTTGCCAATGGAAACGTCCGGTTTGAGGGCGGCGGCATCGTCAACATCCAGGGGACCAGCACGGTCAGCGCCTACGGCATCCAGCAGGGCAGCGCCAGCACCTACGCGGTGGTGAAGGGCGCGCAGTTTTCGGGGTATAGCGGCTACGAGGACGGCGTGATCGGCAACAGCATCGGCGCTCACCGGGCGCTCTTGTTCCAGGGCACGGGCGGAAAAGTTGACGACTGCGATTTCTACGGGATCGGCGGCTTTGAGGACGGGGACGCCGTTCAGTTCCAGACGAGCACCGACGCCTCCCTCGTCTGGACGCCCGCCCGTGGCAAAGTCCTTAACTCCCGCTTCTGGGACATCAAGAAGCGGGCCATCAAGGCTCAGGCGTCGGATGTCGAAATCCGGGGCTGCTTCTTCGGCAGCACCAATCTCGACCCGAATACCGCTGTGTTCGCGGCGGTGAACATCTTCGGCAGCCGCTGCAAGGTCAGTGACAACCAATTCGAGCTGCCGCTCGCCGGGGCAGCGATTCAAGTCGAGAGCGGGGCCAACGACACGCTCATTCAAGGCAACGGAATTAACGCTTCAGTAGGCAGCAGCGAGACGCTGGTGCGCGGCAGCAGTCTCAAAGCCATTCTGAACATCGGCAACCGCACCCGCATCACCGGCAACTCGATCAACACCGCTGGGATTGCGGTCTACCTGCATGGGCTCTCGACCTACGCGCAGGTGAGCGGCAATCCGCTGATTCGCGGTGGGGCGGCGTGCGTGCTGGCCGACACCAACACGGTGGGGCACACCATCACGCACAACACCATCGGCGGCACCGCCACCCAGCAGCTGCCGACCGGCACGCAGCTTGCGGGCGGCTCGCAGCGCTGCATCGTGATGCACAACCGCTATCAGTACGTCACGGATGGCACGCGGGTCTTGACCACCGCCACCGGGCACCTGGTGAGCCAGAACATCAAAGGGCCGGGCGTCGTCACGCTGCTGAACACCTTCGGCATGGCCTCGGACGCCTACGACACCAACCAGTTCAGCGACGCCGCCACACTCCGGGCACAGTCGGGCAGCACGTTGACGGCGCCCGCCGTCTTCATGCCGTCGAATCAGTACCCGACGCCGTACAACATGTTCGACTGGAGCGACGTCCTGGCCTTCGTCGCCAAACGCCTGGGTGGCACCGGAGCCTCAGGCTACGCGGCCAGTGTCAACGCTGGAGCGACGCTCGGAGACGGCGCCGCGATCAGTGCCACCACCGCATTGACGCCCACAGGTCATAACGGGCTGCAAAGCACCCTCAGCCTCAACACGGCGCAGCTGAGCACGCTCAACTCGGTGGTGTGGGAGTTCAGCTGGGGGACCAGCTCGGCGCCGCTGACCTTCACGGGCGAATACATCCCCGAGGTGCTGTTCCAGGCTATTCCCACGAACCTGACCCAGATCAAAATCGAGTACGACACCGGGTCCGGGTACGTCACGGCGTACACCCAGGACATCACTCCGGCGTACCTGATTTCGCTGCCGGCCATCACGCCGGGCGCGGCGATCAAGAAAATCCGCTACACGCTGCTGTGGACGGTGCGGCCGACCAGTCTGGCGATTCGGCGCTTCATGCTGAAGTACGGGCAGATCTGGCCGACCCAGTACCTTCACCCGACCTGGGACATCTTTGCGCTGCGGCACTACGGAGACGGTTCTCACGCCTACCTGAGCGGCACGCTTACGACGGACGTGGCGAGCATCGCGGCGGGGAGTTACGTTGACCTGAGCATCACCGTGTCGGGTTCGGCCCTGCTGGATGTGGTGAACGTGGTCACACCTCCGCCGGCGGGAATCATTCAGCAGCCTTGGGTGAGCGCAGCGGGCACCGTGACGCTGCGCCTGTTCAATCACACCGCCGCTGCGATTGATCCGGCCAGCCAGGCCTACACCGTCAAGATTCTGCGCTGA